In a single window of the Candidatus Zixiibacteriota bacterium genome:
- a CDS encoding DUF6282 family protein yields MSLYDDLIEGAIDVHCHADLEFSAEERKREPEIAWLPKAEAMGLRGVVLKSHWWPTANVVPHILTAVQTRVALWSSAALNIVAGGPNACVVEACARLGGKMVFLPTWSARNDVERRGFSSRIPQYYRDHARLENPAYYFLDDRGRLDRRGHEILECCKACDLALGTGHVSWQESLAFIEAGRDIGFRRIVVNHAHSHIIAMPLDAMRRAAELGAFVEVCWNALAPGRMDSFELVRQLREIGLSQVVASTDYFRPYSPNPPELFRMFCGMLHEGGLRPEEVRQVACANPARLMGLA; encoded by the coding sequence ATGTCCCTTTACGATGACCTGATCGAAGGAGCGATCGACGTCCACTGCCACGCCGATCTCGAATTTTCCGCGGAAGAGCGCAAGCGCGAGCCGGAGATCGCCTGGCTGCCGAAGGCGGAAGCGATGGGCCTGCGCGGCGTGGTCTTGAAGTCGCACTGGTGGCCCACCGCCAACGTCGTTCCCCACATCCTTACCGCGGTGCAGACCCGGGTCGCCCTCTGGTCCAGCGCCGCGTTGAACATCGTCGCCGGCGGGCCCAATGCCTGCGTGGTCGAGGCGTGCGCGCGGCTGGGAGGGAAGATGGTCTTTCTTCCCACGTGGAGCGCGCGCAACGACGTCGAGCGCCGCGGCTTCAGCAGCCGCATCCCCCAGTACTACAGGGATCACGCGCGCCTGGAAAACCCGGCCTACTATTTTCTCGACGACCGCGGCCGGCTCGACCGGCGCGGGCACGAGATCCTGGAATGCTGCAAGGCCTGCGACCTGGCGCTCGGCACCGGCCACGTCTCCTGGCAGGAATCGCTTGCTTTCATCGAAGCGGGGCGCGATATCGGCTTTCGGCGGATCGTCGTCAATCACGCGCACAGCCACATCATCGCCATGCCGCTCGACGCCATGCGGCGGGCCGCCGAGCTGGGCGCCTTCGTGGAAGTGTGCTGGAACGCGCTCGCGCCCGGGCGCATGGACTCCTTCGAGCTGGTCCGCCAGCTGCGCGAGATCGGCCTCTCTCAGGTGGTGGCGAGCACCGACTATTTCCGACCCTACAGCCCGAATCCCCCCGAGCTTTTCCGCATGTTTTGCGGCATGCTGCACGAAGGGGGCTTGCGCCCCGAAGAGGTGCGGCAGGTCGCCTGCGCGAACCCCGCGCGGCTCATGGGGCTCGCCTGA